A genomic window from Punica granatum isolate Tunisia-2019 chromosome 2, ASM765513v2, whole genome shotgun sequence includes:
- the LOC116197783 gene encoding putative kinase-like protein TMKL1: MLKLILGLAIPVSTVILVALFYLFQRHRARSKDDHGDLESLGQQDGDGTQAEDLFIFRGGEDLTICDILEAPGEVIGKSNYGTLYRALLYRSSGMRLLRFLRPVCTAATGEEFIDVIEFLGSIRHPNLVPLLGFYSGPRGEKLLIYPFYRRGNLAEFIRDRSGDSHMWATIYKISVGIARGLDHLHTGLMKPVIHANLKSKNIFLDRSHEPCISDFGLHLLLNPSTGQEMLETSASEGYKAPELIKMKDANGDTDIYSLGVILLELVTGKEPITVEATPDEDSHLPNYLRNAVLGHRLSDLYHPGILSSSEDVGVTEERVLKLFQLGMACCSPSPSLRPNIKQVLRKLEEIGT, encoded by the exons ATGCTCAAGCTAATCCTAGGTCTAGCCATACCTGTTTCCACAGTAATCCTTGTGGCGCTGTTCTATTTGTTCCAACGGCATCGGGCAAGGTCGAAGGATGATCACGGGGACTTGGAGAGCCTAGGCCAACAAGATGGGGATGGGACACAGGCCGAGGACCTTTTCATATTCCGAGGTGGCGAAGACCTCACCATATGTGACATCCTCGAAGCACCGGGAGAAGTCATCGGCAAATCCAACTACGGTACTTTGTACAGGGCTCTGTTGTACAGGAGCAGCGGCATGAGACTGCTGAGGTTCTTGAGGCCTGTGTGCACCGCTGCTACCGGAGAAGAATTCATTGATGTGATCGAATTCTTGGGGAGCATCAGGCACCCAAACCTCGTCCCGCTCCTTGGATTCTACTCGGGTCCTAGAGGTGAAAAGCTTCTCATTTATCCGTTTTACCGGCGAGGGAATCTAGCCGAGTTCATTCGAG ATAGGAGTGGGGACTCGCACATGTGGGCCACCATCTACAAGATCTCGGTTGGCATAGCCAGAGGATTGGATCATCTGCACACGGGGCTGATGAAGCCTGTGATCCACGCGAACCTAAAATCGAAGAACATTTTTTTGGACAGGAGTCATGAGCCATGCATCTCGGATTTTGGTCTGCATCTGCTCCTGAACCCTAGCACGGGCCAGGAGATGCTCGAGACTTCAGCGAGCGAGGGCTACAAAGCTCCCGAGCTCATCAAAATGAAGGATGCCAACGGAGACACCGACATATACAGTCTAGGGGTAATCTTGCTTGAGCTGGTCACAGGGAAGGAACCGATAACTGTGGAGGCCACCCCTGATGAGGATTCTCATCTGCCGAATTATCTGAGAAACGCGGTTCTCGGCCACAGACTCTCAGATTTGTATCACCCGGGAATTTTATCTTCGAGCGAGGATGTTGGAGTGACAGAAGAACGAGTGCTCAAGCTGTTTCAACTGGGGATGGCCTGCTGTTCACCTTCTCCTTCACTTAGGCCCAACATAAAGCAAGTCCTCAGGAAGCTTGAAGAGATTGGaacatga